The Martelella endophytica genome contains the following window.
GTCCTCTCCGGCGGCCCGGTGGAGCCGGGGCGGGGCTTTGTGCTGCATTCCGACGACTATCTGAGCGATTCCAGCATCCCGGTCAGCGATGACCTGCTTCTGACCGGCACACTCGATGTCCTGCGCTCCGTTGCCAAGGGCAGGGGGCCCGCCCGCGCGGCCCTGATCCTCGGCTATGCCGGCTGGGCACCGGGCCAGCTTGAGGCCGAGGTTGCCAACAACGACTGGCTGACCTCGCCCGCCGTCGAGGACCTCGTCTTCGATTGCGCTTTCGACAGCAAATACGACAGGGCACTGCTCGCCATGGGCGTACGCGCATCCTCGCTTTCGACGAATTTCGGGCACGCCTGAAACAAACATGCCGTCACAACCGTTTATGCGGCGCTGCCCGTCGTCGGCGGCCGGTCGAGGTTGTGCCGGAAACCGCGGGCTGCATGAACACATTGCATCGCCTGTCGCGATGCTGGAAAGGGCCAGATGCGTATCTTCGAATGCGACCATTGCGGTCAGACCATCTATTTCGACAACAGTGTCTGCGTGGCCTGCGGCCATCGCCTCGGCTTTGCGCCGGAGGATACTGCGATGTATGCGCTGGAAGACGAGAAAGACGGGATATGGCACAAGGCCGATGATCCCTCTCGGCGCTTCCGCCTTTGCGCAAATGCCGGGCTCGACGTCTGCAACTGGCTGGTGGACCCGGAGAGCGACGAGGAATTTTGCCTCTGCTGCCGGCACAACAACCTGATCCCCGATACCACCACCGACCAGGGCCTCAATCGCTTTCGCCGCATCGTCGGGGCGGAACGGCATCTGTTCTATTCGCTTCTGCGCTGGGGCATCGAGACGCCCACGCGCAAGGCCGATCCGGAAACCGGCCTGGTTTTCGATTTTCTCGAAGATACGGTCGATGCCAGCGGAAATGTCACGCCGGCCATGACCGGTCACGACAACGGCAAGATTTCGCTGCGCGTGGCCGAGGCCGACGATGTCACCCGCGAGATCGTCCGCGATCAGATGAACGAGCCCTACCGGACCCTTCTCGGCCATTTCCGCCACGAGGTCGGGCATTATGTCTGGGACCGGCTGGTGCGCGATGGCGGCAGGCTGGAAGCGTTCCGCACCATCTTCGGCGACGAGCGGCAGGACTATCAGGAAGCCCTGGAGCGGCATTACAAGAACGGCCCGCCGCCCGGCTGGCAGGACAGTTTCGTCAGCGCCTACGCCGCCACCCATCCGTGGGAGGATTTCGCCGAGAGTTTCGCGCATGCGCTCCACATCGTCGACACGCTGGAAACGGCGATGGCCTTCGGCCTGCTCGTCAGCGATGCCAACCTGCAC
Protein-coding sequences here:
- a CDS encoding YqgE/AlgH family protein, with the protein product MNSRSRAKSLQEADLLEKLKDAHERGPFDGQFLIAMPQLAESDFERTVIYICAHSNEGAMGFIINRAQTVSLPDVLKQLNLVTDETASADDLDDFPVLSGGPVEPGRGFVLHSDDYLSDSSIPVSDDLLLTGTLDVLRSVAKGRGPARAALILGYAGWAPGQLEAEVANNDWLTSPAVEDLVFDCAFDSKYDRALLAMGVRASSLSTNFGHA
- a CDS encoding zinc-binding metallopeptidase family protein — encoded protein: MRIFECDHCGQTIYFDNSVCVACGHRLGFAPEDTAMYALEDEKDGIWHKADDPSRRFRLCANAGLDVCNWLVDPESDEEFCLCCRHNNLIPDTTTDQGLNRFRRIVGAERHLFYSLLRWGIETPTRKADPETGLVFDFLEDTVDASGNVTPAMTGHDNGKISLRVAEADDVTREIVRDQMNEPYRTLLGHFRHEVGHYVWDRLVRDGGRLEAFRTIFGDERQDYQEALERHYKNGPPPGWQDSFVSAYAATHPWEDFAESFAHALHIVDTLETAMAFGLLVSDANLHALGDPYRCSSGQQLADAWVPLTLAMNAIHRSMGQRDFYPFVLAPAMIAKLDFVFTLLSGARDKAAA